One genomic segment of Triplophysa rosa linkage group LG22, Trosa_1v2, whole genome shotgun sequence includes these proteins:
- the bcl7ba gene encoding B-cell CLL/lymphoma 7 protein family member B-A isoform X2 has protein sequence MSGRSVRAETRSRAKDDIKKVMAAIERVRRWEKKWVTVGDTSLRIFKWVPVVDTKEEKNKVSVGEEIQRNNFPTEESSDNACSVLLDFQDENSNQSSLSDSYQPKATADSSSYSSPQPSEPVSPAPQTLDYRTDDPQPPTLGQESMEEPLLQSNEVADEPPTLIKEDLVPLTAQEDEDSCGAPPLKRICTEQVSVIQATPLS, from the exons ATGTCGGGTCGCTCGGTCCGCGCAGAGACCCGAAGTCGCGCTAAAGATGACATTAAGAAAGTGATGGCCGCCATCGAGAGAGTACGAAGATG GGAAAAGAAATGGGTCACAGTTGGAGATACATCACTAAGAATATTCAAATGGGTACCTGTGGTGGACACGAAAGAG GAAAAGAACAAGGTTTCTGTGGGTGAAGAGATTCAACGGAATAATTTCCCCACGGAGGAGTCATCTGATAATGCCTGCTCTGTACTATTAGATTTTCAAG ATGAGAACAGCAACCAGAGTTCTCTCTCGGACTCATATCAACCTAAAGCTACAGCAGACAGCAGTAGTTACTCCAGTCCTCAGCCCAGTGAACCTGTCAGCCCTGCACCTCAGACTCTAGACTACCGCACAGATGACCCACAACCGCCCACCCTTGGCCAGGAAAGCATGGAAG AACCGCTGCTGCAATCAAATGAAGTCGCCGATGAGCCGCCAACACTCATCAAAGAAGATCTTGTACCCCTCACTGCTCAG GAGGACGAGGACAGCTGTGGAGCCCCTCCATTAAAAAGAATCTGTACCGAGCAGGTCTCGGTTATCCAGGCGACTCCTCTAagctaa
- the bcl7ba gene encoding B-cell CLL/lymphoma 7 protein family member B-A isoform X1, whose translation MSGRSVRAETRSRAKDDIKKVMAAIERVRRWEKKWVTVGDTSLRIFKWVPVVDTKEKEKNKVSVGEEIQRNNFPTEESSDNACSVLLDFQDENSNQSSLSDSYQPKATADSSSYSSPQPSEPVSPAPQTLDYRTDDPQPPTLGQESMEEPLLQSNEVADEPPTLIKEDLVPLTAQEDEDSCGAPPLKRICTEQVSVIQATPLS comes from the exons ATGTCGGGTCGCTCGGTCCGCGCAGAGACCCGAAGTCGCGCTAAAGATGACATTAAGAAAGTGATGGCCGCCATCGAGAGAGTACGAAGATG GGAAAAGAAATGGGTCACAGTTGGAGATACATCACTAAGAATATTCAAATGGGTACCTGTGGTGGACACGAAAGAG AAGGAAAAGAACAAGGTTTCTGTGGGTGAAGAGATTCAACGGAATAATTTCCCCACGGAGGAGTCATCTGATAATGCCTGCTCTGTACTATTAGATTTTCAAG ATGAGAACAGCAACCAGAGTTCTCTCTCGGACTCATATCAACCTAAAGCTACAGCAGACAGCAGTAGTTACTCCAGTCCTCAGCCCAGTGAACCTGTCAGCCCTGCACCTCAGACTCTAGACTACCGCACAGATGACCCACAACCGCCCACCCTTGGCCAGGAAAGCATGGAAG AACCGCTGCTGCAATCAAATGAAGTCGCCGATGAGCCGCCAACACTCATCAAAGAAGATCTTGTACCCCTCACTGCTCAG GAGGACGAGGACAGCTGTGGAGCCCCTCCATTAAAAAGAATCTGTACCGAGCAGGTCTCGGTTATCCAGGCGACTCCTCTAagctaa